One part of the Vicia villosa cultivar HV-30 ecotype Madison, WI linkage group LG6, Vvil1.0, whole genome shotgun sequence genome encodes these proteins:
- the LOC131614500 gene encoding uncharacterized protein LOC131614500, with translation MLNCHTRFSGGHPLELYVCFHEAEEVYPTQSSQTHQYQQSQSSLHGEPSQTQHVEQLFPEEDVDDDSDSDDARQLDLFGGSSDDSGDEIIPVSQPSPVLDLYNPPYHMRNHVSFDSTVPVFDSIDDGHDCGGLEEGMKFENKESCMYAIRQYHIKNSVDYEINKSDTQRFLVRCKIKGCGFTCRASLRKGCGKWVIGRIGGLHTCMASAMSQDHSKLDSNLIAQSIRALVSDDASIKVKTIIAHVRTAFNYTISYKKGWLAKNKAIKSIYGNWEASYNDLPQWLLVMQEHLPGTVIELETLPAYLDDGTQISGARIFHRLFWAFQPSIRGFAYCKPIVQVDGTWLYGKYRGTLLMAVAQDGNGNIFPIAYALVEGETGGAWSFVLQPLNSFFFYTNIFNIAYTGYALTESTYAYYREEIRQTDMEAFNWIENLPREKWSRAYDGGRRWGHMTTNLVESLNSVMKETRNLPITALVRSTYYRMGTLFGRRGHNWTKMLSSKKDFTDNCMKEMQKEVEKSHSYNVLSFDRERNYFVVQETVNNNECRPLTYYNVDLQKQTCDCGKFQTFHVPCSHAIAACSHVRLNYQMFIPPVFRVRNIFKVYEQSFIGVPKEDQWTPYQGDILLHNERMRRNKKGRPNSTRIRTEMDTVEKVKRRCGICQGLHMRKKCLHRPNAAGPSN, from the coding sequence ATGCTTAATTGTCACACTAGGTTCAGTGGTGGACATCCATTGGAGTTGTATGTTTGTTTTCACGAGGCAGAGGAAGTTTATCCCACGCAATCGTCCCAAACACATCAATATCAACAAAGCCAGTCCTCCCTACACGGGGAGCCATCCCAAACCCAACATGTCGAGCAATTGTTTCCGGAAGAAGATGTTGATGATGATAGCGACTCTGATGATGCCAGACAACTTGATTTGTTTGGTGGTTCTAGTGACGATTCAGGTGACGAAATTATTCCCGTCTCCCAACCTTCTCCAGTACTTGATTTATACAACCCACCATATCACATGAGAAATCATGTTTCCTTCGATTCTACTGTGCCTGTCTTTGATTCCATAGACGACGGTCATGATTGTGGAGGTTTAGAGGAGGGCATGAAGTTTGAAAACAAAGAAAGTTGTATGTATGCAATCCGTCAATATCACATTAAAAATAGTGTTGATTACGAGATTAATAAGTCTGATACGCAGCGTTTCTTGGTTAGATGTAAGATCAAAGGATGCGGCTTCACATGTAGAGCATCATTACGAAAGGGGTGTGGTAAATGGGTTATTGGTAGAATTGGTGGACTACACACTTGCATGGCATCTGCTATGTCACAAGATCACAGCAAGCTTGACTCAAATCTTATCGCTCAAAGCATCAGAGCTCTTGTCAGCGACGACGCTTCAATCAAGGTGAAAACTATTATCGCTCATGTTCGTACAGCTTTCAACTACACGATATCTTATAAAAAGGGATGGCTTGCAAAGAACAAAGCAATCAAGTCTATTTATGGAAACTGGGAGGCTTCATACAACGACCTACCGCAATGGTTGTTAGTCATGCAAGAGCATCTTCCTGGAACCGTAATAGAGTTGGAAACACTGCCTGCATATTTAGATGATGGAACACAAATTAGTggtgcacgaattttccatcgcCTTTTTTGGGCGTTTCAACCAAGTATCAGAGGTTTCGCCTATTGCAAACCAATTGTACAAGTCGATGGCACATGGCTGTATGGAAAATATAGAGGAACGTTGCTAATGGCTGTTGCGCAAGATGGGAACGGTAACATTTTCCCAATCGCCTACGCATTGGTTGAAGGTGAAACAGGAGGGGCTTGGAGTTTTGTTCTTCAACCTTTAAACTCATTCTTTTtttatactaatatttttaatattgcaTATACAGGGTATGCTCTGACGGAGTCTACATACGCTTACTATCGGGAGGAAATCCGACAAACAGACATGGAAGCTTTCAACTGGATAGAGAATCTTCCAAGAGAAAAATGGTCGCGAGCTTATGACGGTGGAAGACGATGGGGTCACATGACAACCAACCTTGTGGAATCATTGAACTCGGTGATGAAGGAAACAAGGAATTTACCAATTACAGCACTGGTAAGGTCAACATACTACAGGATGGGCACATTGTTTGGGAGGCGAGGTCATAATTGGACAAAAATGTTGTCATCAAAGAAGGATTTCACGGATAATTGCATGAAAGAGATGCAAAAAGAAGTAGAAAAATCTCACAGTTATAATGTCCTGAGTTTTGATCGTGAGAGAAACTATTTCGTCGTCCAAGAGACAGTTAATAATAACGAGTGCCGGCCACTTACTTATTATAACGTCGACCTCCAAAAACAAACATGTGACTGTGGGAAATTTCAAACTTTTCATGTGCCCTGCTCGCATGCCATTGCAGCTTGTTCTCATGTCCGACTCAATTATCAGATGTTTATCCCTCCTGTATTTAGAGTTCGAAATATCTTCAAGGTATACGAACAAAGCTTCATCGGTGTTCCCAAAGAAGATCAATGGACTCCTTATCAAGGTGATATTCTTTTACACAATGAAAGAATGCGACGAAACAAAAAAGGTCGCCCAAACAGCACTCGCATTAGGACTGAAATGGACACCGTTGAGAAAGTAAAAAGACGATGTGGAATCTGTCAAGGATTACATATGCGGAAAAAGTGTCTGCATCGGCCAAATGCAGCTGGCCCTTCTAACTAG
- the LOC131612187 gene encoding transcription factor bHLH18-like: MEESLENLISYMEMEDEVMDQSSNSFDEQEFLKDIILEEPECEPFSYLCSNEIQTNTSISAGNINIEGGVTSPTNSILSFDHDIEAIHKSYSSNSIISLERSCVNVGSPATYLLSFDNLSVEPIVEPMSNKRRSVKKDERKVKEATKRVRRSCETVQDHLMAERKRRRELTESIITLSAMIPGLKKMDKCYVLSEAVNYTKQLQKRIKELENNQNKDSNIVTNPAIFKWKSQASTNKRKYSESLLEVEARMMKKEVLVRIHCEKKKDIVLKIHELLEKFNLTITSSSVLPFGASVLVINIFAQMDEEDSISMDELVKNLKKYLLEVCGNQ, translated from the exons ATGGAGGAATCATTGGAGAATCTTATTTCTTATATG GAAATGGAAGATGAAGTGATGGATCAAAGCAGTAACTCATTTGATGAGCAAGAGTTTCTCAAAGATATCATCCTTGAAGAACCAGAATGTGAAcctttttcttatctttgttccAATGAAATCCAAACCAACACTTCCATTTCTGCAGGAAATATTAACATTGAAGGTGGTGTCACTAGTCCCACAAATAGTATTTTGTCCTTTGATCATGATATAGAAGCAATCCACAAAAGTTATAGTTCAAACTCTATAATTTCATTGGAAAGATCTTGTGTTAACGTTGGTTCTCCAGCTACATACCTTTTATCTTTTGATAATTTGAGTGTTGAACCGATTGTTGAACCAATGTCAAATAAAAGAAGGAGTGTGAAGAAGGATGAAAGAAAGGTGAAGGAAGCAACAAAGAGGGTTAGAAGGTCTTGTGAGACAGTGCAAGATCATTTGATGGCTGAGAGGAAAAGGAGAAGGGAGTTGACTGAGAGTATTATAACTCTTTCAGCTATGATTCCTGGCTTGAAAAAG ATGGACAAGTGCTATGTACTTAGTGAAGCTGTGAATTACACAAAACAGCTTCAAAAACGGATTAAGGAGTTGGagaataatcaaaacaaagataGTAACATAGTAACTAATCCAGCAATATTCAAGTGGAAATCTCAAGCTTCAACAAACAAAAGGAAGTACTCAGAATCACTACTTGAGGTTGAAGCTAGAATGATGAAAAAGGAAGTACTTGTTAGAATTCATTGTGAGAAGAAAAAGGACATAGTGCTCAAAATACATGAGTTGCTTGAAAAGTTCAATCTCACTATAACCAGTAGTAGTGTATTGCCATTTGGTGCTTCAGTTCTTGTAATTAACATTTTTGCTCAG ATGGATGAAGAAGACAGCATAAGCATGGATGAGCTtgtgaaaaatctgaaaaaatatcTGTTGGAGGTATGTGGGAATCAATAA